The window CAAGTGATCTTGACCGCACTGGGTGGTATTATGACAACAGCAGCAATAAGACGCACCCGGTTGGCCTAAAGACTCCCAATGGGCATGGACTGTACGACATGCATGGGAACGTTTTGGAATGGTGTAATGACTGGTATGGGGACTACTCAAGCGGAAGTGCTACAAATCCCACTGGTGCACAAACCGGCTCCTTCCGTGTGGCCCGCGGCGGCGGTTGGGACGGCGGCGACGACTACTGCCGGTCGGCCTATCGCTACGGCACCACCCCAGACGGCAGGCGCGACGCTCGAGGCTTCCGGGTCGTCCGGCGTCTCTGAAAGCAATCTTTTGAGCACTTGATTTTTGATTCTTGACACTTGATATGTGGGGTCTGGGGGCGAAGCCCCCAGCCGCTTTAAAATCCCCCCGCCGCTTATGCGGCGACCCCCTTATTAAGGGGGTAAAGGACATCCCTTCACACATGTCCCCCTTAACAAGGGGGATTTCCGAAGGACAGGGGGATTTCTTTCTTTTCCTCCTTCTCCCTTGCCTTTTCTCCCCGAAATCGCTATATATTCACCACTTACTAATCGAATCCTTTTTACCTTTTCACGGAGGTCAAATCATGCATTCTTTTCCGTCAGTTAAACGGAGCCTCTCCCTCTGGTTCCTGCCCCTTCTCTTCCTGATTTTCTCGGTTTCTTCGGCTTTCGCGGCCAAAGCGCCCGAAGAAGTGGGCCTCCTCTTCTACCTTTCCGGCGACAACGGGTTCACCGCCGATTTCGCCAAGGGAAATCCAGAACCCACTATGCTCAACGATGTAGCCATTGTGAAAGATGGCGCGAATGGATCGGCGTTCTCGAACCCCAATTTCACCCAGCTTTTCGCCTATGAAAGTCCGGGCAACATGTACGCCGAGCGCGGGACATTCTCGTTCTTCTGGCGTCCGCGCGACCCGGTGGGAAAAACGCCGTTTCACATCGTGCAGGGCGGATTCACCAACGGCTCCGACATTCAATGCAACTGGATGCGCATTGATTACAACGGCGAGGGGGGCATCGACGCCTTTGTGACCGACGCGAACCTGGCAAGGGTGCGCGCGCATTACACATCTCAGACCCTGTTCGACGCGAAGAAATGGTATCATATCGCCATGACCTGGGACGAAACGAAGGGCGTGAGGCTCTATCTGGACGGCAAGTTGGTGGCAAAAAAGGATACCACCTGTGTGCTTTTCGCCGGGATAGACCAGTGGGGCACCGGAGCGCGGGGAGTCGGCCCGAACTATGTGGGAAGCGAAGGCAACTTCATGCGCGGCGGAGATTACGATGAATACCGCATCTATGACCGCATGCTCCCGGATGACCAGATCGCCCGCCTGGCGAAGGGGCAGCCCACGGTTGGTCTTCAGACTGTTACGCGGACACTGGACGACCCTGCTGTCCGCGCCGAGTGGTGGCATCGGTATGGCTGGAACCGTCCCGGCGATGTGCCTGCACCGCTTTCCGCCCGCGAGGCGACCGTGCGCAGGGTGGAGGTGAAGGAAGCCTTCGATTACAAACAGTGGTGGTGGAAAGGCAACGACGGCGTCCGTGAGACTGTCTGGCCTTCGCTTTTTAACCGTTCCAGTCTCCCCGGGCACAACGATTACATGATCCAGCCGGACTGGAACTGCTATTCCATTTCCGGAAAGTCAATTACCTTCACCATGAACGACGAGCCCTGGAACCACATCGAGATTTCAGGCGCCGCCTACGGCAAGGCGATGGCGCAGCAATATGACCTGGAGACAAAGAAGGATAAGGAATCGTTCCTTTTCTCACGGCCCAAAGACCAGGAGCGCACAGCGAACCGTCTCCCGGAAACCCATCAGGGCGGAAAGATCGCCTTTACCAACGATGTCCGCGAGATGGCCATCGGGGATTTCATGGTCTATAATGTAACTCCGGCGAGGGAACTGCGTGGGATCACCACCCTCTCGTACCGTCTCAACGGAAAGGCGGAACCGAACAATGCCACCCTTACATCGCTCGTGGATTACATCAACGGCCGTTTCCTGCCCGATGAACGGTGCACCATGGTGGCGCTGCCCGGAGGCGCACGGGTCACTCCGCTCAAGGCGCCCCGGGGAACCATGCTCCCGCTGGTGCATATACTCATCCCGTACGAGTTCCGGGGGAAAGAGAACCCGGTCACTTTTCTCGGATGGTACAAAGGCGCGAGCTGGCTCGCTTCCTACACCTGGGAAAACATGCGCGGCGGCCTGGACGGCATCGCCATCGACCTCCCGGCGCTCCGGGTAAAACCTACCCACGGTGAATATTTCCCGCTCAATATCCGTATCAAAGACCCCATCTGGCCTGACCGCGACCTGTTCGATTTCACCTTTTCGGTGAAACCGGGGGAAGCCAAAACTCTGTTCATGGATATCCGCGACAAGGTGCTCCCCAATGGCTATCCGCTCTACCTGACCATCGCCGGGGCAGGGCAGGATTTCGGCCCGGATGTCATGGAAGGAACGCAGCTCAGGCTCGTTTTCAAGGAGTACAACGAAGCGGTCAAAGAGCAGGAAATAGACCGGTTTACCCAGCTTCGCGATACCATTTCAAACTTGTGCGAATCGGGCGCCAACTCAAGAAAGCTGCGGATATTCGAGAAATTCGACCGTGAAATCACCGATCTCTTCCGGGTGAGCCCCAATCACGAACTGGCCCGGGTCTACTGGAACTACAAAAACGGGGAGCAGCGCCTGCCCGAATTCAAGCAGCCCGAGCCGCCCGCCGGAGTTCCGCTCTGGGCGTTCCGTCAGATCGAGGATTTGAAACTGGTGCGTCATTTTGTCAACTGGTGGATCGACAACCGTCAGATCGAGAATGGCGAATTCGGCGGCGGGCTTTCCGATGACGGCGACATGACCCACCAGTTCATAGGCCTGGCGCACATGGGAGTGGATACGGACAAGATAACCCGTTCCATTCGCAAGCTCATGGAAGCCCACTATGATCAGGGCATGTTCACCAACGGCATGATCACCATCCAGACCGACGAGCTCCATGTCTATGAAGACGGCCTCCAGGTGCTCCCGCAGGATATGAACCTCTCCTACGGTAACCCGAAGATAGTGGAACGGCTCATGGAGACCTCGAAAGCCTACGAACGCATCACCGGCATCAACCCGGCCGGGCACCGTCACTTCCGCTCCAATTTCTACGGCGCTACGAAGATGGCCGAGGAGGGGGTCTGGCAGTACCAGTTCCCGCTGTCCTATTGCATTCTTCATTCCGGCCTGGTGCTCGTGGAGTTTAACGGAAACCCGGAGGCGAAGAAGCTCCTCCTGGAGGTCGCGGACGGTCTCCTCGCGCACCGTAAGAAGGACGCCAACGGCAACTGGGTAATACCTTCGTGCATCCATTTCACGGACGATAAGGACCAGATGCCTTCCGCCGGAGCGGCTCTGCATCTTTTCTGGGCGGCATACCGATGGACCGGCGATGAGAAATATCTCCTGCCCATTAACGACGCCGGTCCGGGGATCATGGGTACACTCAACGCCAATGTGCTCGATCTTCTGGGCAAGCGCGATACCTGGGGTAAGCAGATAGCAGCGAGGACCGATCCCCACTCCGGTGGAGACATCAACCGTCACGTCGCCTGGCAGATGAGCGGGAACAAGCAGTATCTTGAAGAATTATACGGCGACCAGATCGCGAACTCCACCCAGCGGATGTATCTGAACACCGATGGACAGTGGTGGATCGACCGGGTAACCGTTACCTCCACCGAGCTTCAGCGGGCGCGGCTTGGCGGCGTCGCCGAATGGCGCGGCGCCTTCTATCCGGGACATGTGGTGAGCTGGAAATTCAAAGAGCCTGCCAACGGGGAAAGCGTGGCCATACTCATTCCCAAGGCAAAGACGGATGAATTCACTGTCCTCGTCTATAATCTGAAACGGGAACCGGTATCTGCCGCCATGACCGGGTGGGATGTAGCGCCGGGAACATGGGAAGTGACTGTCGGGAGGGACACCAACGGCGATGATGTGGCCGAAACCTCGGTGGACAAGCGCACGGTCAAATTCGAGCGCACCGGAACCCTCGATTTCACCTTCGACCCGGGTGCTACCACCGTGATCAATATGAAACTGGTCAGCAAGGGAACTCCCTACTGGGAGCGTCCCGACCTGGGAATCAGCATGGATGATGTGAAAGTAAGCGGGAGCGACCTGGCGGTGACCGTGCATAACATCGGAGCGGTGGATACGCCGCAGGCGGATATTGTGCTCCGTGACGCCGGCGGGGCCTCAATCGCTTCTGCGACTGTTCCTGCTCTCAAAGCGCCGGTGGATCTCCAGCCAAAAACCGCGACGGTTACATTCAGGATTTCTGCCGGTAAGAGTATCGAGGGATGCAGATTGGTTATCGACCCGGACCATAAACTTACGGAGATCACTCTCCGGAACAATGAAATATTGCTGCCGGGAAAAGCGAGATAGCATATTTCCGGCGGCAGCAGTACGTTTTGAATATCGAGGGGACGGATTTTTTCCGTCCCCTATTCTTTCGAAGCGGTTGTTCTCGGTTTGTGGAGAGCTTCTTTCAAGAGTTTTCCGGGTTTGAAATGAGTTTTGCGACGTTCCGGAACATAGATAATATCGCCGGTACGCGGGTTGCGGGCCGCCGGTTTGGGTCTGGTGTCTTTCACCTGAAAAACGCCGAATCCACGAATTTCTATCCTGTCGCCGTTTATCAGGCTTTCCCGCATGGCATTGAAAACGCTGTCCACCATCTTGGAGGCCAGGCTTTTTTTGCACCCTGTATCTTCTGCAATTTCCAATGCCAGATCTTTTTTGGTGGTGGTCATATTTTCCTCCTCACCATGAATTCGCAGCTTAAAAGTCTATTTTATAATCACTCTGAATACAGTCTTTAAAAATCTCATAGTGTCCGGTTTATCATGCCTTTAAAGCTTAGTTGTATATCAACCGGATAGTTTAACGTAAATAATTCATTCTATGAAATTTAAAGTAATACTAATTAAGGGTTATGTCAAGTAAAAAAAACAGAAACCACGATATATACGAAAACATATTTTCATCTTTCTCAAGATGATTCATGCCGAAATTCGTTTCAGCATCCAATATGAAACAAATTATGCTTGAAAATGAACGGTAATATTGTGTATAATAGTTTGTTGATGCCTCTATAACCCGAATTATTCACAAAGTTACGTAAGTGTTATTTCAACTTATTTTTAAACAAATACTTATGCATGCTCTTTTAAGGCAGCCCCCTAAATCCCCCAAAGGGGGACTTAACTTGGTAAATATAATAACATATAATTGCAACATAATTATGAATTAACTGATACGCTTTGTCTTTCATTCTTTTAAGTCCCCCTTTGGGGGATTAAGGGGGCTGTATTTTTGAGGTTTAAAGAAACAAAATACTTTTTTATGAATTATTCGGGTTAAAAGATGAACTGAACCATGGAGAATAGAAGCATGAGAGTACTTTCGGGAATACAGCCTTCAGGGGAACTGCACCTCGGGAATTATTTCGGCATGATGAAAAAGATGATTCTGTATCAGGAAACCTCCGAGCTTTTTGCATTTATCGCCAATATGCATGCCATGACTTCTGTTTTTGATGGCAAGGCGCTGGCAAAGGGCACCATGGAAGCTGCTGTCAACTTCCTGGCGCTCGGGCTCGATCCCGAAAAAGCGATTTTCTGGGTGCAGTCCGATGTTCCGGAGGTGGCCGAGCTGACATGGTACCTGTCCAGCATTACTCCCGTGGGGCTTCTTGAGCGGAGCCATTCATACAAGGACAAGGTGGCGCGGGGGATCGCTCCCAATTCCGGACTGTTTCTCTATCCGGTGCTTATGGCATCGGATATTCTCATCTATCAATCCGACCGGGTGCCGGTGGGCAAGGACCAGAAACAACACCTTGAAATAACCCGCGACATCGCCATCAAATTCAACAACACCTATGGCGAAACCTTCGTGCTCCCCGAACCTGAAATCGATGAGAACGTAGCGGTCATCCCCGGCCTGGACGGCCAGAAAATGAGCAAGTCCTACGGGAACACCATCAATATTTTCTCCGACAAGAGCGAGCTGAAAAAAAGGGTCATGTCCATCGTGACCGATTCCACTCCGGTGGAGGCCACCAAAAACCCCGAAACTGACACCCTTTTCGCGCTTTACAAGCTGTTTGTGACTCCCGAAGAGGCGGAAACAATGGCCGGGCGCTATCGGCGCGGCGGTCTCGGGTACGGCGAGGTCAAGAAAGAACTTATTGAGTTAATCTGGAATTTCTTCGCCCCTTACCGTGAAAAACATTCCGAGCTTATGAACGACAAGCCCCGGGTCCGTAAAATCCTCCTCTACGGCGCGGAAAAAGCCCGTTATCATGCCTCCCGCACCATGCAGAAGGTGCGCCGTAAGGTGGGGGCGGTGTATTTTAAGGATAAGTAAGCCTTTTGCGCCTTTCTTTTACTGATTCATCGTGCCGAAAGAGATGGTTTTGGGAATGTGTTTGGCGACCCAGTTTATCTCGATGCGGCTGGGATGTCCGGTTACGCCGAATTTGGATACAGCGCGCATTTCCAGGCGGTTTTTCCCGCTGTGCAGCCTCCAGGTGAAATGGTCGTCCGAATCCGCCCATTTCCCGTCATCGGTGCGAACCTGGTAGGTCTTGAAACTGGGGGTGAACGTGATCATGGTTATGAAAACGGCATCCCCGTTGATCTCCGGCACAGCCTCCCAGCGCACACGGTTCAGTGTCGGCCAGAAATCGCATTCACGGTCGGTGAAACGGGAGTATTGAAGTTTCGGCGGCGCCAGACGGTCATACCAGTTGATGTACCCATCCCAGGGCCACTGTATGGTGCCCTGCTGGAGCGGCTCGGGGATGGTGGTGGTGGAAAAATCGTTGCGGGGCATCATGCGCAGGAAATCAAGAAGCTCGAAGTATCCGAGCCATCCTGCATGGGACATCTCCACCCGGGGGTCGGTGGTGGAAAAAGAGGTGTTGAGCGACTGGGGATCGGGTTTTATTGTCCTCCAGGTATCGGGGGTTTTCATCCAGTCGATGGGGGATTTGACGCCGTACATGTCGTAGTATAGTTTGTGCATGTCATAAAGGCTCAGCGGCGCTCCGCTCCGTGTGTCGTACATATAAAGGTCCACCGCCTGGGTGGGGTCGAGGTATATCCATTTATCGAACTCGTCGCACCACACCTCCACCACCTCGTGGTACTGGATATTCACATGGCGGGCATGGAATCCAACTACCGTAAGCATATGAGCCAGGTAGGCGGCGTACTGGATGCACATTCCGCCGTCCCCCAGGGAATGGGTGCGCTCGGCGATATCCACCGTGTTCCATTTTGGGTATTCTACTGTCGGGCCTGAATAAACCCAGCGCCGGGAAGCGTAATCGAGGAACTTTACGATGGCGTCAAATTCTCCGGAAGAAGAAGCAAGAATCTTATCCAGATCATCGCGCCGGATGACTTCCTTGTTCATCGG is drawn from Candidatus Latescibacter sp. and contains these coding sequences:
- a CDS encoding HU family DNA-binding protein; amino-acid sequence: MTTTKKDLALEIAEDTGCKKSLASKMVDSVFNAMRESLINGDRIEIRGFGVFQVKDTRPKPAARNPRTGDIIYVPERRKTHFKPGKLLKEALHKPRTTASKE
- a CDS encoding formylglycine-generating enzyme family protein, whose product is MHAVTLSAFQMSAYEIIQGQYKAVMGTNPSSFKGDDNLPVEQVSWWDAIKFCNAASDSSVLSRCYNESTGACDFTKNGFRLATEAEWEYACRAETTTKYYTGDNASDLDRTGWYYDNSSNKTHPVGLKTPNGHGLYDMHGNVLEWCNDWYGDYSSGSATNPTGAQTGSFRVARGGGWDGGDDYCRSAYRYGTTPDGRRDARGFRVVRRL
- a CDS encoding LamG-like jellyroll fold domain-containing protein, which gives rise to MHSFPSVKRSLSLWFLPLLFLIFSVSSAFAAKAPEEVGLLFYLSGDNGFTADFAKGNPEPTMLNDVAIVKDGANGSAFSNPNFTQLFAYESPGNMYAERGTFSFFWRPRDPVGKTPFHIVQGGFTNGSDIQCNWMRIDYNGEGGIDAFVTDANLARVRAHYTSQTLFDAKKWYHIAMTWDETKGVRLYLDGKLVAKKDTTCVLFAGIDQWGTGARGVGPNYVGSEGNFMRGGDYDEYRIYDRMLPDDQIARLAKGQPTVGLQTVTRTLDDPAVRAEWWHRYGWNRPGDVPAPLSAREATVRRVEVKEAFDYKQWWWKGNDGVRETVWPSLFNRSSLPGHNDYMIQPDWNCYSISGKSITFTMNDEPWNHIEISGAAYGKAMAQQYDLETKKDKESFLFSRPKDQERTANRLPETHQGGKIAFTNDVREMAIGDFMVYNVTPARELRGITTLSYRLNGKAEPNNATLTSLVDYINGRFLPDERCTMVALPGGARVTPLKAPRGTMLPLVHILIPYEFRGKENPVTFLGWYKGASWLASYTWENMRGGLDGIAIDLPALRVKPTHGEYFPLNIRIKDPIWPDRDLFDFTFSVKPGEAKTLFMDIRDKVLPNGYPLYLTIAGAGQDFGPDVMEGTQLRLVFKEYNEAVKEQEIDRFTQLRDTISNLCESGANSRKLRIFEKFDREITDLFRVSPNHELARVYWNYKNGEQRLPEFKQPEPPAGVPLWAFRQIEDLKLVRHFVNWWIDNRQIENGEFGGGLSDDGDMTHQFIGLAHMGVDTDKITRSIRKLMEAHYDQGMFTNGMITIQTDELHVYEDGLQVLPQDMNLSYGNPKIVERLMETSKAYERITGINPAGHRHFRSNFYGATKMAEEGVWQYQFPLSYCILHSGLVLVEFNGNPEAKKLLLEVADGLLAHRKKDANGNWVIPSCIHFTDDKDQMPSAGAALHLFWAAYRWTGDEKYLLPINDAGPGIMGTLNANVLDLLGKRDTWGKQIAARTDPHSGGDINRHVAWQMSGNKQYLEELYGDQIANSTQRMYLNTDGQWWIDRVTVTSTELQRARLGGVAEWRGAFYPGHVVSWKFKEPANGESVAILIPKAKTDEFTVLVYNLKREPVSAAMTGWDVAPGTWEVTVGRDTNGDDVAETSVDKRTVKFERTGTLDFTFDPGATTVINMKLVSKGTPYWERPDLGISMDDVKVSGSDLAVTVHNIGAVDTPQADIVLRDAGGASIASATVPALKAPVDLQPKTATVTFRISAGKSIEGCRLVIDPDHKLTEITLRNNEILLPGKAR
- the trpS gene encoding tryptophan--tRNA ligase: MRVLSGIQPSGELHLGNYFGMMKKMILYQETSELFAFIANMHAMTSVFDGKALAKGTMEAAVNFLALGLDPEKAIFWVQSDVPEVAELTWYLSSITPVGLLERSHSYKDKVARGIAPNSGLFLYPVLMASDILIYQSDRVPVGKDQKQHLEITRDIAIKFNNTYGETFVLPEPEIDENVAVIPGLDGQKMSKSYGNTINIFSDKSELKKRVMSIVTDSTPVEATKNPETDTLFALYKLFVTPEEAETMAGRYRRGGLGYGEVKKELIELIWNFFAPYREKHSELMNDKPRVRKILLYGAEKARYHASRTMQKVRRKVGAVYFKDK